In Planctomycetota bacterium, one genomic interval encodes:
- the amrS gene encoding AmmeMemoRadiSam system radical SAM enzyme encodes MHQALYFEQLDTKKVRCQLCPHNCIISDGKIGICRQRRNVGGILYSLNYGGVVSVNLDPMEKKPLYHFYPGEKILSIGTNGCNLSCQFCQNWSISQEDSLAINTSPDEIIKLAKRYKTKFIAYTYNEPFIWYEYVLDTAKLAKSKGLINVLVTNGYVNPGPLNEILPYISAMNIDIKSIKDDFYRKLCKAKLGPVLESAKAARGKVHVEITNLVITGENDKADELDGASKWIADNLGRDTPLHFSAYFPSYKLDNPTTTTETLLKAYQIARKYLYFVYLGNVTGIEKGRDTVCYKCDNKLVERTGYQIRISGLTSSGQCSQCGNRNNIKLSSD; translated from the coding sequence ATGCATCAAGCTCTGTATTTTGAGCAATTAGACACCAAAAAAGTCAGGTGTCAACTCTGTCCTCATAATTGTATTATATCTGACGGTAAAATCGGTATCTGCAGGCAACGAAGGAATGTAGGTGGTATTTTATATTCCCTGAATTATGGTGGGGTAGTTTCCGTCAACCTTGACCCGATGGAAAAGAAGCCGCTATATCATTTTTATCCCGGAGAAAAAATCTTGTCTATTGGAACGAATGGATGTAATTTGAGTTGCCAATTCTGCCAAAACTGGTCAATATCACAGGAAGATAGTTTGGCTATAAATACATCCCCGGATGAAATAATAAAATTAGCCAAGCGTTATAAGACGAAATTTATTGCTTACACCTACAATGAACCTTTTATCTGGTATGAATATGTTCTGGATACGGCAAAGCTAGCGAAATCAAAGGGGTTGATAAATGTTTTGGTAACTAATGGTTATGTTAATCCGGGGCCGCTAAATGAAATACTGCCTTATATTTCAGCGATGAATATAGACATAAAGAGCATTAAAGATGATTTTTATCGCAAATTATGCAAGGCAAAATTAGGACCGGTGTTGGAAAGTGCTAAAGCAGCCCGGGGAAAAGTCCACGTTGAAATTACCAATTTGGTTATTACAGGTGAGAATGATAAGGCAGATGAATTGGATGGCGCCTCCAAATGGATTGCGGATAATTTAGGCCGTGATACACCGCTGCACTTTTCGGCCTATTTCCCGTCATATAAATTAGATAATCCAACTACTACTACTGAAACGCTTCTTAAGGCATACCAAATCGCCAGAAAATATCTATATTTCGTGTACCTCGGTAATGTAACGGGAATTGAAAAGGGACGAGATACAGTTTGCTACAAATGTGATAATAAATTAGTGGAAAGAACAGGATATCAGATACGAATATCAGGATTAACGTCTAGTGGACAGTGTAGCCAATGTGGTAACAGGAATAATATAAAATTATCAAGTGATTGA
- a CDS encoding acyl-CoA dehydrogenase family protein, translated as MFNLTEEHKLIQQTVRDFAVELVAPRAKKYDQSKEFPWDNIRKMAELSLMGIPFPEKYGGAGADKLSYIIAVEELARACGSTSITLAAHTSLGSNPIYLFGNEEQKKKYLIPLAKGEKIGGMGLTEPEAGSDVHGIKTTATQTKQGFILNGAKMLITNANVGHTFVVAAKLDNEISLFIVERGFKGFSNTKPEDKLGLRASDTGELVFEDCLIPAENLLGSPGEGFKYMMRTLEEGRISIGALALGLAQGAFDRAIVYAKERKQFGQPIAKFQAIQNMIADMETEITAARFLVYDAAQKAAHGLPFVKESSMAKLYASEVAMRATKNAIQILGGYGYTTEYEVERFYRDAKLCEIGEGTSEIQRLVIARQIIGK; from the coding sequence ATGTTTAACCTGACTGAAGAGCATAAATTGATACAGCAGACGGTTCGAGATTTCGCCGTCGAATTGGTCGCGCCCCGGGCAAAGAAATATGACCAGTCCAAGGAATTCCCCTGGGACAATATCCGCAAGATGGCCGAACTTTCCCTAATGGGCATTCCGTTCCCGGAAAAATACGGCGGCGCCGGCGCTGATAAATTAAGCTATATCATTGCCGTTGAGGAATTAGCCCGGGCCTGCGGCTCGACCTCCATAACCCTGGCCGCCCACACCTCTCTGGGCTCAAACCCCATTTATCTCTTCGGCAATGAAGAACAGAAGAAGAAATATCTTATTCCTTTGGCCAAGGGCGAAAAGATCGGCGGCATGGGGCTGACTGAGCCTGAAGCCGGTTCGGATGTCCACGGCATTAAAACTACCGCGACACAAACCAAACAGGGTTTTATCTTGAACGGCGCTAAAATGCTTATTACCAATGCCAATGTCGGCCATACCTTTGTAGTGGCGGCCAAACTGGACAACGAAATATCTCTTTTTATCGTAGAGCGCGGATTTAAAGGGTTCTCCAATACCAAACCCGAGGACAAACTGGGATTACGCGCCTCTGACACGGGTGAACTGGTATTCGAAGATTGCCTGATCCCGGCAGAAAACCTCCTGGGTAGCCCAGGTGAAGGGTTTAAATATATGATGCGCACTCTTGAGGAAGGCCGGATTTCCATCGGCGCGCTGGCTTTGGGATTGGCTCAGGGCGCGTTTGACCGGGCCATCGTCTATGCCAAAGAGAGAAAACAATTCGGACAGCCCATTGCCAAATTCCAGGCCATCCAGAACATGATAGCTGACATGGAAACTGAAATAACCGCGGCCAGATTTCTGGTTTATGACGCGGCCCAAAAAGCCGCTCACGGACTTCCATTTGTCAAAGAATCATCTATGGCAAAACTCTATGCCTCAGAAGTGGCCATGCGGGCAACCAAAAATGCCATCCAAATATTGGGCGGCTATGGTTATACTACAGAGTACGAAGTGGAGCGTTTCTATCGCGATGCCAAACTCTGCGAGATAGGCGAAGGCACATCTGAAATCCAACGGCTGGTCATTGCCCGCCAGATTATTGGGAAATAA
- the nifS gene encoding cysteine desulfurase NifS produces MTQKTIYLDNSATTRVRPEVIEAMRPYLDEFYANPSSLHQKGREARLSIEKAREQVADLLGADPKEIIFTSGGTESDNLAVFGTAYANRSKGNHIITSQIEHHAVLNSCHQLEKQGFAVTYLPVDGQGTVLVKELEKAIRKETILVTIMHSNNEVGTIQPLDEISRLCVSQGVFLHTDAVQSVGKIRFNLQKSNINLLSLTAHKFYGPKGVGVLYVRKGARISPLQVGGHHEFRKRAGTENTPGIIGLSKAMELVYKEMDTTNKRMIELRNRLKDGLSDKVDEIKVNGNLEKGLPHILNVSFKYVEGESILLNLDGSGICVSSGSACTSESLEPSHVLAAMGVPVEIAHGSIRFSLGRETTKEEIDFTTGTVAKVIKRLREMSPLYKKQRT; encoded by the coding sequence ATGACACAAAAGACGATATATTTAGATAACTCGGCAACTACCCGGGTGCGGCCGGAAGTAATTGAAGCAATGAGGCCGTATCTTGACGAATTCTATGCCAATCCCTCAAGCTTGCACCAGAAGGGGCGTGAAGCGCGGCTATCAATAGAAAAAGCCCGTGAACAAGTTGCAGATTTACTTGGCGCTGATCCCAAGGAAATTATTTTTACCAGCGGCGGAACCGAATCGGATAATTTAGCCGTTTTTGGCACGGCATATGCTAATCGCTCTAAAGGCAATCATATTATTACCTCGCAGATAGAGCATCATGCGGTTTTGAATTCCTGCCACCAACTGGAAAAGCAGGGATTTGCCGTTACTTACTTGCCTGTTGATGGCCAAGGCACGGTACTCGTAAAGGAATTAGAAAAGGCTATTAGGAAGGAAACCATTCTTGTCACGATAATGCACTCCAATAATGAAGTCGGGACGATACAGCCGTTGGATGAAATTTCCCGGCTATGCGTTTCTCAAGGAGTGTTTCTGCATACTGATGCGGTTCAATCCGTTGGCAAAATTAGGTTCAATCTTCAGAAGAGCAATATAAATCTTTTATCGCTTACCGCCCATAAGTTCTACGGCCCCAAGGGGGTGGGTGTCTTATATGTCCGTAAAGGGGCAAGAATTAGTCCGCTTCAGGTTGGCGGTCATCATGAATTCCGCAAAAGAGCCGGTACCGAAAATACGCCCGGTATTATCGGGCTGTCAAAAGCCATGGAATTGGTTTATAAGGAAATGGATACAACCAATAAACGGATGATAGAATTGAGAAACAGATTGAAGGATGGGCTTTCTGATAAAGTTGATGAAATTAAAGTTAACGGTAATTTGGAAAAAGGATTGCCTCATATCTTAAATGTGTCTTTTAAGTATGTAGAGGGCGAGTCAATCTTGCTTAATCTGGATGGTTCGGGGATTTGTGTTTCCTCAGGTTCGGCCTGCACTTCAGAAAGCTTAGAGCCCTCTCACGTGCTTGCGGCGATGGGCGTGCCGGTAGAAATAGCGCACGGTTCTATCAGGTTTTCCCTGGGCAGGGAAACCACAAAGGAAGAGATAGATTTTACGACAGGGACAGTAGCGAAAGTGATAAAGAGGTTACGAGAGATGTCGCCGCTGTATAAAAAGCAGAGGACATAA
- the trxB gene encoding thioredoxin-disulfide reductase, with protein MVYDIIIVGGGPAGLTAGIYATRALMKTLLMERIAPGGLVITTEKVENFPGFAEGVNGYELMEQMIKQAGKFGLETISEEVISISQKDNIFYIKTASREYQALSVIIASGTIYRNLGVEKEQAFIGRGISYCATCDAPLFRNKEVVVVGGGDAAIEESLFLTKFVSKVYLVHRRDKLRASAILQERTKQNPKIEFIWNSVISRIYGNDKIGKVTIKNVFDNSERELNIDGIFVFIGFVPNTGFLDSFVELDKEGYVVTDSGMKTSREGMFAAGDVRSNTLRQIITACGDGARAAISAQHFVENLKATRYKS; from the coding sequence ATGGTTTATGATATTATAATAGTTGGCGGAGGTCCGGCTGGTTTGACCGCGGGAATCTATGCTACTAGGGCGTTAATGAAGACTTTGCTTATGGAGAGAATAGCGCCAGGCGGCCTAGTCATCACTACCGAAAAAGTGGAAAATTTCCCGGGTTTTGCTGAGGGGGTTAATGGTTACGAGTTGATGGAACAGATGATAAAGCAGGCTGGTAAATTCGGATTGGAGACAATATCGGAAGAAGTGATAAGCATTAGCCAAAAAGATAATATTTTTTATATCAAGACGGCATCACGGGAATATCAGGCGTTAAGCGTGATTATTGCCAGCGGAACGATTTATCGCAATTTGGGCGTGGAGAAGGAGCAGGCATTCATAGGACGTGGGATTTCATATTGTGCCACATGCGATGCTCCTTTATTCAGGAATAAAGAGGTGGTGGTGGTGGGTGGCGGCGATGCAGCGATTGAGGAATCGTTATTTTTGACCAAGTTTGTCAGTAAGGTTTACTTGGTTCATCGCAGGGATAAATTACGAGCCAGTGCCATTTTGCAGGAACGGACTAAACAGAATCCCAAAATAGAATTTATCTGGAATTCCGTAATTAGCAGGATATACGGGAATGATAAGATAGGGAAAGTTACTATAAAAAATGTTTTTGATAACAGTGAACGTGAGTTAAATATTGACGGAATATTTGTATTTATCGGTTTTGTGCCGAACACTGGCTTCCTTGATAGTTTTGTAGAACTAGATAAAGAAGGATATGTGGTTACAGATTCTGGGATGAAGACCTCCCGTGAAGGAATGTTTGCCGCCGGAGATGTGCGCAGTAACACACTCAGGCAGATCATTACCGCTTGTGGCGATGGGGCTCGAGCTGCGATTTCAGCGCAACACTTTGTTGAGAACCTTAAAGCCACCAGATACAAGTCCTGA
- a CDS encoding SBBP repeat-containing protein, with protein sequence MSKLSIYIILLLAIFSYYSELGAENQSVLLKDQRESLSGMQVPFIKNEGQIKSEEVKFYIQTINGTVFITDKGELIYTIVNPKDYFGAEDYLLPDGSFSGHYTFSLKETPLTDKTAQVKALENSPTAVNYFLGDDPKNWRSNIPSYNLITLGEVWKGITLNLKANSKNIEKLFIITPDGTPESIEFSVAGAEELSLNQAGELELKAGKRSVGFTHPIAYQEVNGERKPVEVAYRLINKTTYGFVVGNYDKTLPLIIDPLLSSTFIGGFGTDYARGVVIDPTNGNVFVAGYTLGTGSFVYIPPWTFVWSNNFPTAPIPPDIPLPYNSVYVGSNDIVVCKLNPTLTTLLASTFIGSANSDGAYGITLDGQGNVFVCGFAGPGFPTATDRPSIILPNGPFTPSAFDTSYNGPSVQGQQVNPNDAFVAKLSNSLNALLASTYLGGTAQGSVTADAATGIVVDDSNNVFVVGYTDSDTFPTNVSINYPSGSSSINYNGGNDVFVAKFNNNLSGFTGRQGEFYFASLFIGGAPASPTIPGNDIGNAIALDELGNVYITGFTTAGSPPFPTLGEGTLTSAYDIAIDTSGASDAFISRFTNDLRTLRSSTYLGRVGQEIGYGITLGAPIAGEQTVYVTGITGSPLFPTTSFGTPPDPYQSWNPYGATQPGLGAQDVFVSRLTANLTQLLQSTWIGGVNSETAYSISTGGNNNKIYICGQTNSSDFPTTSDAFSITNTGGAGDVFVCSFNETLSILNASTMVGGQYLDTAYCIRPDNAGNMIFVGIAGDGAYPTWPTTGTSIAYDTSYNGFGDIFVTRISADLSGGFSNQSLPTPPGNDTYNEGDGIVAGSSSLAYFDPNAFRQSCFIATAVYGNPMHPNVVTLRNFRDRYLLTNKLGSKFVNWYYRVSPPIANHLKDTPLQASAVRLALTPIIYTIRYPVLILVIGAGLLLIGYRLVKRRHVKRPI encoded by the coding sequence ATGAGTAAACTTAGCATATATATTATTTTGTTATTGGCGATCTTCTCATACTATTCAGAGTTAGGCGCTGAAAATCAAAGCGTCCTGTTAAAAGACCAAAGAGAATCGCTCTCCGGTATGCAGGTGCCTTTTATAAAGAATGAAGGCCAGATAAAATCTGAAGAAGTCAAATTCTATATCCAGACCATTAATGGCACCGTCTTTATTACCGATAAGGGCGAATTAATTTATACCATCGTTAATCCAAAAGATTATTTTGGAGCTGAGGATTATCTCCTACCGGACGGCTCATTTTCAGGGCATTATACATTTTCGCTGAAGGAAACGCCGCTGACAGATAAAACAGCGCAAGTAAAAGCCCTGGAAAACTCGCCCACCGCGGTTAATTATTTCCTGGGCGATGACCCGAAAAACTGGCGCAGTAACATACCGTCATACAACCTTATTACCTTGGGCGAAGTCTGGAAAGGCATTACCTTAAACCTGAAGGCAAACTCCAAGAATATAGAAAAACTGTTTATCATCACTCCTGACGGCACACCAGAATCCATAGAATTCTCTGTGGCCGGCGCAGAAGAATTATCACTGAATCAGGCAGGAGAGCTTGAATTAAAGGCCGGTAAAAGAAGCGTCGGATTTACCCACCCGATCGCCTATCAAGAAGTAAACGGGGAAAGGAAACCGGTCGAGGTCGCTTACAGGTTGATTAATAAAACCACTTATGGCTTTGTGGTAGGTAATTATGATAAAACGCTACCCCTGATTATCGACCCGCTTTTGTCATCGACCTTTATCGGCGGATTCGGCACCGATTATGCGCGGGGAGTAGTTATTGACCCAACCAACGGAAACGTATTTGTCGCCGGATATACACTCGGAACCGGTTCTTTTGTTTACATTCCGCCCTGGACATTTGTTTGGAGCAATAACTTCCCGACTGCCCCAATTCCTCCTGATATCCCGCTTCCTTATAACTCCGTATATGTCGGAAGCAATGATATCGTAGTCTGCAAGCTCAACCCCACCTTAACCACGTTGCTGGCCTCCACCTTTATCGGAAGCGCAAATTCTGATGGTGCCTATGGTATTACACTAGACGGACAAGGAAATGTATTTGTGTGCGGTTTTGCCGGACCGGGATTCCCCACCGCCACCGACAGACCATCCATAATACTGCCAAACGGCCCATTTACCCCTTCGGCCTTTGACACCTCTTATAACGGACCATCGGTCCAGGGGCAACAAGTAAATCCAAATGATGCCTTTGTGGCCAAGCTCAGCAATTCCTTGAACGCCCTACTGGCTTCAACGTATCTGGGCGGTACAGCCCAAGGCAGCGTAACAGCCGATGCTGCCACCGGCATTGTTGTAGACGATTCGAATAATGTCTTTGTCGTTGGATATACCGACAGCGATACCTTCCCGACAAACGTTTCAATAAATTATCCAAGCGGCTCTTCCAGTATCAATTATAACGGCGGTAATGACGTCTTTGTTGCCAAGTTTAACAATAACCTTTCAGGATTTACCGGACGACAGGGAGAATTCTATTTTGCGAGCCTATTTATAGGCGGAGCGCCCGCTTCTCCGACGATACCGGGCAATGATATTGGAAATGCCATTGCCCTTGATGAACTCGGCAATGTTTATATTACCGGCTTTACCACTGCGGGCAGCCCCCCCTTCCCCACCTTAGGCGAAGGAACATTAACATCTGCCTACGACATAGCAATTGACACGAGTGGCGCCTCAGATGCTTTTATATCCCGTTTTACCAATGACTTGAGGACACTCCGTTCCTCTACTTATCTGGGGCGTGTTGGCCAGGAAATCGGCTATGGCATTACATTAGGCGCTCCGATAGCCGGCGAACAAACCGTCTATGTTACCGGAATAACCGGTTCGCCGCTTTTCCCGACCACAAGTTTTGGCACCCCTCCCGATCCTTACCAGTCATGGAATCCTTACGGCGCCACCCAACCGGGCCTTGGCGCTCAAGATGTTTTCGTCTCAAGACTTACCGCTAATCTTACCCAACTTCTTCAATCCACTTGGATTGGCGGAGTAAATTCCGAAACGGCATACTCTATCAGCACCGGCGGTAATAACAATAAAATTTACATCTGCGGACAAACCAATTCATCCGACTTTCCTACTACATCAGATGCTTTTTCAATCACCAATACCGGCGGAGCCGGCGATGTATTTGTCTGTTCATTTAACGAAACACTTTCTATCCTCAACGCCTCTACAATGGTCGGCGGGCAATATTTGGATACGGCATACTGCATAAGACCTGATAATGCCGGTAATATGATATTTGTAGGCATCGCCGGCGATGGGGCCTATCCAACCTGGCCGACAACCGGAACAAGTATTGCTTATGACACTTCCTATAACGGCTTTGGCGATATCTTTGTTACCAGAATCAGCGCTGACCTGTCGGGTGGCTTTTCAAATCAATCACTACCGACGCCGCCCGGAAACGACACCTATAACGAAGGCGACGGCATAGTTGCCGGCAGCAGTTCTCTGGCTTATTTTGACCCTAATGCCTTCAGGCAAAGTTGCTTTATTGCTACCGCCGTATATGGAAATCCAATGCATCCTAACGTCGTTACCCTAAGGAATTTTAGGGATAGATATCTTCTGACTAATAAATTAGGAAGTAAATTCGTTAATTGGTACTATCGGGTAAGCCCGCCTATTGCTAATCATCTTAAAGATACCCCGTTACAGGCGTCGGCAGTTCGCCTCGCATTAACACCTATAATTTATACCATCAGATACCCTGTATTAATATTGGTTATCGGTGCGGGATTATTACTAATCGGCTATCGGTTAGTGAAACGGCGCCATGTAAAACGCCCCATTTAA
- the asnS gene encoding asparagine--tRNA ligase: MAYISELKNLIGQSVTIKGWLYNLRSSGKILFLQVRDGTGIVQAVASEKDIEQERFKEAEKITQESSLIIVGTVREDKRAPGGVELTLSEVKIIHIAQAYPIALQAHGVGFLMEQRHLWLRSRKQAALLQCRAQIIKAIRDFFDDRGFILVDTPILTPSACEGTTTLFEVNYFDDKAYLSQSGQLYNEATAMALGRVYCFGPTFRAEKSKTRKHLMEFWMVEPEIAYATLDDVMDLSEGLTCFIVQRVLEKCQEQLKILERDTKVLEKIIAPFPRISYNEMVSRFEKENHPFKKGNDLGAPEEEFIGTRFDKPVLIHRFPMAVKAFYMKADPDNPDLALCADMIAPEGYGEIIGGGQREDNLEILERKIAEHKLPKAAYEWYLDLRRYGSVPHGGFGLGVERTVAWICGREHIRECIPFPRMLYKIYP; this comes from the coding sequence ATGGCGTATATTTCAGAATTAAAGAACCTGATCGGCCAATCAGTTACCATCAAAGGCTGGCTGTATAACCTGCGCTCCAGCGGTAAAATCCTCTTCTTACAGGTGCGCGACGGCACCGGCATTGTCCAGGCTGTTGCATCAGAAAAAGATATCGAACAAGAACGATTTAAAGAAGCGGAAAAAATTACACAGGAGTCCTCGCTCATCATCGTTGGCACAGTGCGCGAGGATAAGCGGGCTCCGGGCGGGGTGGAACTTACCCTATCCGAGGTAAAAATAATCCATATTGCCCAGGCCTACCCGATTGCACTACAGGCACACGGCGTGGGATTCTTGATGGAGCAACGTCATCTCTGGCTGCGTTCACGCAAGCAGGCTGCGCTTCTCCAGTGCCGAGCCCAGATTATCAAGGCCATCCGCGATTTCTTTGATGACCGAGGGTTTATCCTGGTTGACACCCCAATCCTTACCCCCTCAGCCTGCGAAGGAACCACTACCCTGTTTGAGGTAAACTACTTTGATGACAAGGCCTATCTTTCACAAAGCGGCCAGCTCTACAATGAGGCAACCGCCATGGCCCTGGGCCGGGTCTATTGCTTTGGCCCAACTTTCAGGGCGGAGAAATCCAAGACCCGCAAACATCTTATGGAATTCTGGATGGTGGAACCGGAAATCGCCTATGCCACACTGGACGATGTTATGGATTTATCAGAAGGGTTAACCTGTTTTATTGTCCAACGCGTCTTAGAAAAATGCCAGGAGCAACTGAAAATATTAGAAAGAGACACCAAGGTATTGGAAAAGATTATCGCGCCATTCCCCCGTATCTCATATAATGAAATGGTATCCCGGTTTGAAAAGGAAAATCATCCGTTCAAGAAAGGCAATGACCTGGGGGCTCCTGAAGAGGAGTTTATCGGAACGCGTTTTGATAAACCGGTACTAATCCATAGATTCCCGATGGCCGTCAAGGCCTTTTATATGAAAGCGGACCCGGATAATCCGGATTTGGCCCTGTGCGCGGATATGATTGCGCCGGAAGGTTACGGCGAGATTATCGGCGGCGGCCAGCGTGAAGACAACCTTGAGATTTTGGAGCGGAAAATCGCCGAACATAAACTGCCCAAAGCGGCTTATGAATGGTACCTGGATTTGCGAAGATACGGTTCCGTTCCGCACGGCGGTTTTGGCCTAGGCGTGGAGCGGACCGTGGCCTGGATATGCGGCCGGGAACACATCCGGGAATGCATCCCCTTCCCCAGAATGTTATATAAAATTTACCCTTAA